The proteins below are encoded in one region of Metabacillus dongyingensis:
- the map gene encoding type I methionyl aminopeptidase: MIAKTEEDFNGLKEIGKIIASIRDELVQRTIPGITTKELDEIAGELLEKAGAVSAPKGEYDFPGYTCISLNEEVAHGIPGHRVIHEGDLVNIDVSASKNGYFADTGISFVVGEGEEVLTKICDVAKKAFEAGLKKAKPGSKKSRIGKAVFETARQHGFTVIKNLTGHGVGRRIHEAPDHICNYNDPWDNELLKEGMVIAFEPFISTFEEEVFQKEDGWTYATEKSYVAQLEHTIILTKNGPIIVTL; encoded by the coding sequence ATGATTGCAAAAACAGAAGAAGATTTTAATGGTTTGAAGGAAATTGGCAAAATTATTGCCTCCATTAGAGATGAATTGGTACAAAGAACAATTCCTGGCATAACGACCAAAGAACTTGATGAAATAGCCGGAGAACTTTTAGAAAAAGCAGGTGCAGTTTCAGCTCCAAAAGGTGAATATGATTTTCCTGGCTATACTTGCATTAGTCTTAATGAAGAAGTTGCACATGGTATTCCGGGTCATCGGGTTATTCATGAAGGGGATCTAGTAAATATAGATGTATCTGCTTCAAAGAACGGTTATTTCGCAGATACAGGAATCTCATTTGTAGTAGGAGAAGGAGAAGAAGTATTAACGAAAATATGCGACGTTGCTAAAAAGGCATTTGAAGCAGGTCTTAAGAAAGCAAAACCCGGTTCCAAAAAAAGCAGAATCGGAAAAGCAGTATTCGAAACAGCGAGACAGCATGGATTCACTGTTATCAAAAACCTTACAGGACATGGTGTTGGACGTAGAATACACGAAGCACCTGACCATATTTGTAATTATAATGATCCATGGGATAATGAACTATTAAAGGAAGGGATGGTTATCGCATTCGAACCATTTATCTCAACCTTTGAAGAAGAAGTATTCCAAAAAGAAGACGGTTGGACCTATGCTACAGAAAAAAGCTATGTAGCTCAATTGGAACATACGATTATCCTTACTAAAAATGGTCCGATTATTGTCACACTTTAA
- a CDS encoding sigma-70 family RNA polymerase sigma factor, translated as MHGNRLSDIKKQDWQAFEILEHYPKLQQYCQFLTQNKHDGEDVAQDVMLKAILKYEQEKISSALLNKMAYNHWVDLIRKRKKESLGELPELSARDHAARLNELSEMIDHLVEKCTPKQAVLFLLKEGFQYQAKELAEMLETSETSIKSALFRAKKRLAKDKDEADSYWDEEERELLSDLMYTSLQFQDPSPLLQALPEILTFDGTDSPALTLASVRPLPSFSSSASLCMAA; from the coding sequence ATGCACGGTAACAGGCTGTCAGACATAAAAAAACAGGATTGGCAAGCGTTTGAAATACTTGAGCACTACCCAAAATTACAGCAATATTGCCAGTTTCTGACCCAAAATAAACATGACGGGGAAGATGTAGCCCAGGATGTTATGCTAAAAGCGATTCTTAAATACGAGCAAGAGAAAATAAGTTCTGCCCTTTTGAATAAAATGGCGTACAATCACTGGGTCGATTTGATTCGAAAAAGGAAAAAAGAATCTCTTGGCGAGCTTCCTGAGCTGAGTGCAAGGGATCATGCAGCACGATTGAATGAACTTTCAGAAATGATTGATCATTTAGTGGAGAAGTGTACTCCAAAGCAAGCCGTTCTTTTTCTCCTGAAAGAAGGATTTCAATATCAGGCCAAAGAGCTTGCAGAAATGCTTGAGACGTCCGAGACTTCGATTAAATCCGCTTTGTTCCGTGCAAAGAAACGGTTAGCGAAGGATAAGGATGAGGCTGATTCTTACTGGGACGAGGAAGAACGCGAGCTGCTTTCTGATTTGATGTATACCTCCCTGCAGTTTCAGGACCCATCTCCTTTGCTTCAGGCATTGCCGGAAATTCTTACATTTGATGGTACTGACAGCCCTGCGCTCACACTTGCAAGTGTGCGCCCTTTACCGAGCTTCTCTTCTTCGGCCTCTCTGTGCATGGCTGCATAG
- the clpP gene encoding ATP-dependent Clp endopeptidase proteolytic subunit ClpP, translated as MSTIPYVIEQSGRGERSYDIYSRLLKDRIIMIGDEINDHVANVVVAQLLFLAAEDNEKDISIYINSPGGSITAGFAIFDTMQYIKPDVRTICTGMAASFGAMLLLAGTKGKRFALPNSEIMIHQPLGGARGQATEIEISARRILKLREHINKIIAERTGQSVEKVARDSDRDYYMSAAEAKEYGIIDEIIVSR; from the coding sequence ATGAGTACGATTCCATATGTCATTGAACAGTCAGGGCGCGGAGAGCGTTCCTATGATATTTACTCGCGCCTATTGAAGGACCGCATTATCATGATCGGTGATGAAATTAATGATCATGTAGCAAACGTAGTTGTCGCCCAGCTCCTGTTTTTGGCGGCAGAAGATAACGAAAAAGACATATCCATTTATATAAACAGTCCTGGTGGATCAATTACGGCGGGGTTCGCAATTTTTGACACCATGCAATATATCAAGCCGGATGTCAGGACCATCTGCACAGGCATGGCCGCTTCATTCGGAGCGATGCTGCTGTTAGCTGGAACCAAAGGAAAGCGGTTTGCGCTCCCAAACAGCGAAATCATGATCCATCAGCCGCTTGGAGGTGCACGCGGCCAGGCCACTGAAATTGAAATATCCGCCCGCCGCATCCTGAAGCTTCGTGAGCACATCAATAAGATCATCGCTGAACGCACAGGTCAGTCCGTTGAAAAAGTAGCAAGAGATTCTGACCGTGATTATTACATGAGTGCTGCTGAAGCGAAAGAATACGGGATTATTGATGAGATAATTGTTTCGAGATAA